In a single window of the Drosophila albomicans strain 15112-1751.03 chromosome 3, ASM965048v2, whole genome shotgun sequence genome:
- the LOC117570310 gene encoding uncharacterized protein LOC117570310 isoform X1 yields MRGIEGKVVVLGSRGVGKSRLVIRYIKNALHRAEEPTIAVSFFTCNIILDDVKIKLQIWDTAGQERFRAVAPMYYRNANAAILVFDLTQYKTFTEIKSWIQELHRNVQDPMILTLVGNKMDMQSHRAVSRDEAFVFASSIGATYFETSTETDQGLEQVFLSTAMGLVRLADEGKTHSLRSFQSTDSLAYTNGNTAFSYTAAALARNPDSAAFRLPYVHIGIPVDGQDVKTTGEGRLETPSWSIEHIALGEVENPRWCCY; encoded by the exons ATGCGAGGAATTGAGGGCAAAGTGGTTGTGCTTGGCTCGCGAG gCGTGGGCAAATCTCGTTTGGTTATCAGGTACATTAAGAACGCTCTACATCGCGCCGAGGAGCCAACGATAGCCGTCTCCTTCTTCACCTGCAACATCATCTTGGACGAtgtcaaaatcaaattacaa ATCTGGGATACGGCTGGACAAGAGCGTTTCAGAGCCGTTGCTCCCATGTATTATCGCAATGCAAATGCTGCCATTTTGGTCTTTGATCTGACGCAATACAAGACATTTACGGAAATCAAATCATGGATACAGGAATTGCATCGCAACGTACAGGATCCGATGATACTCACGCTGGTGGGCAACAAAATGGACATGCAGTCCCATCGCGCCGTATCACGTGACGAGGCCTTTGTGTTTGCCAGCTCAATTGGAGCCACCTATTTTGAGACCTCAACCGAAACGGATCAGGGCCTCGAACAGGTGTTCTTATCCACGGCGATGGGGCTGGTGCGTTTGGCCGACGAGGGTAAAACGCATTCGTTGCGCTCCTTTCAATCCACCGATTCGCTGGCCTACACCAATGGCAACACTGCCTTCAGCTATACGGCCGCCGCTCTCGCTCGCAATCCGGATAGTGCTGCATTTCGATTGCCATACGTGCACATTGGCATACCGGTTGATGGCCAGGATGTGAAGACAACCGGCGAGGGCCGTTTGGAGACGCCCTCGTGGAGTATTGAGCACATTGCCCTCGGCGAGGTGGAGAATCCGCGTTGGTGCTGCTATTGA
- the LOC117570310 gene encoding ras-related protein RabJ isoform X2: MYYRNANAAILVFDLTQYKTFTEIKSWIQELHRNVQDPMILTLVGNKMDMQSHRAVSRDEAFVFASSIGATYFETSTETDQGLEQVFLSTAMGLVRLADEGKTHSLRSFQSTDSLAYTNGNTAFSYTAAALARNPDSAAFRLPYVHIGIPVDGQDVKTTGEGRLETPSWSIEHIALGEVENPRWCCY; the protein is encoded by the coding sequence ATGTATTATCGCAATGCAAATGCTGCCATTTTGGTCTTTGATCTGACGCAATACAAGACATTTACGGAAATCAAATCATGGATACAGGAATTGCATCGCAACGTACAGGATCCGATGATACTCACGCTGGTGGGCAACAAAATGGACATGCAGTCCCATCGCGCCGTATCACGTGACGAGGCCTTTGTGTTTGCCAGCTCAATTGGAGCCACCTATTTTGAGACCTCAACCGAAACGGATCAGGGCCTCGAACAGGTGTTCTTATCCACGGCGATGGGGCTGGTGCGTTTGGCCGACGAGGGTAAAACGCATTCGTTGCGCTCCTTTCAATCCACCGATTCGCTGGCCTACACCAATGGCAACACTGCCTTCAGCTATACGGCCGCCGCTCTCGCTCGCAATCCGGATAGTGCTGCATTTCGATTGCCATACGTGCACATTGGCATACCGGTTGATGGCCAGGATGTGAAGACAACCGGCGAGGGCCGTTTGGAGACGCCCTCGTGGAGTATTGAGCACATTGCCCTCGGCGAGGTGGAGAATCCGCGTTGGTGCTGCTATTGA